The proteins below are encoded in one region of Triticum aestivum cultivar Chinese Spring chromosome 1B, IWGSC CS RefSeq v2.1, whole genome shotgun sequence:
- the LOC123095037 gene encoding acanthoscurrin-1: MTMRLRGNARLVCALLLVLLCVASRIQGGASRGGGGGRGGRIGGGGSSDGGSTGGGGSAVPGAGGGGGSSYMRGAGGGYVPTRGYGGRNTTATGSNGRRAAGEPRGRVVWFSAAAAALVALSILTQA, from the coding sequence ATGACCATGAGACTCAGAGGCAACGCGAGGCTGGTCTGCGCACTGCTGCTGGTGCTGCTCTGCGTGGCCTCGCGGATCCAGGGAGGGGCGTcccgaggcggaggtggaggccgtgGTGGAAGGATaggaggcggaggcagcagcgATGGAGGAAGCACTGGCGGGGGAGGCAGTGCCGTGCcgggagccggcggcggcggtgggagcaGTTACATGCGAGGGGCCGGCGGTGGCTACGTGCCAACAAGGGGCTACGGCGGCCGGAACACGACTGCGACGGGGTCGAACGGACGCCGCGCCGCGGGCGAGCCGCGTGGCCGCGTCGTATGGttctccgctgccgccgccgcgctggTGGCCCTGAGCATACTTACGCAAGCATGA